AGCGTCAAATTTGGCTAAAATACCACCGTCAATGTTACAATCCATCAAAACAATGGTTTGGCGACCAACGGCGGAAGTCGGGTCCTCATTGGTGATCTGAATTTCAAAATAGACATCTTCTCCAGTGTCCTTGTACTGCAACATCATCTGTCGGAATACACTGGAGTTGTAGTGTGCCGTCATTGAGCCAGTACCTTTCCATCCAGTAGATTTATTTCCTTTTCCGGTTTTGCCTAGGATGGGTACTTCTGATTTACTCTTTTCAAAATTGGCTTCTAAGTTAATCGCTTGCATGAAGTTATACCTGTTTTCGCCAATGGTAACAAAGCACTCCGCTAGGGATGCTGAAATTGCGTCTTTACCATTCATCTTTACATTTGCCAATCAATACACCTCCTTCTATTCCACTACAACGTTCATATAGAGTTGTGCCATAGCATTGATAACTGTGACTTTATCGGATA
This is a stretch of genomic DNA from Clostridium facile. It encodes these proteins:
- a CDS encoding phage tail tube protein, which produces MNGKDAISASLAECFVTIGENRYNFMQAINLEANFEKSKSEVPILGKTGKGNKSTGWKGTGSMTAHYNSSVFRQMMLQYKDTGEDVYFEIQITNEDPTSAVGRQTIVLMDCNIDGGILAKFDADGEYLDEDMDFTFEDFKMPETFALLEGMLS